The following are encoded in a window of Limibacter armeniacum genomic DNA:
- a CDS encoding CDGSH iron-sulfur domain-containing protein has protein sequence MSDQPIIPQKQPYVKETKAGTYFWCACGRSDKQPFCDGSHKGTDFAPVKAVIEEDKVIAWCGCKHTNNECFCDGTHSTL, from the coding sequence ATGTCAGATCAACCAATTATTCCACAGAAACAACCATATGTGAAAGAGACTAAAGCAGGCACATACTTCTGGTGTGCTTGTGGGAGAAGCGACAAGCAGCCATTCTGTGATGGCTCCCACAAAGGAACAGACTTTGCCCCTGTAAAAGCGGTGATTGAAGAAGATAAGGTGATTGCTTGGTGTGGGTGCAAACATACTAATAATGAGTGCTTCTGCGACGGTACACACAGTACATTGTGA
- a CDS encoding hemerythrin domain-containing protein codes for MKRHEALIPLSRQHHQLLLAGQLLKKDAPPYKGLPTEPKGKAAYLQQVFEGLWKLHTQAEEVVLVPFLKGVDQEVDRLLEELVDEHQQIQELYDSIDFENPAVNTMHALGELMVLHIRKEERQLFQRVQEVFGEKLRELDLGID; via the coding sequence ATGAAACGACACGAAGCACTGATACCATTATCTCGTCAACACCACCAACTTTTATTGGCAGGGCAGTTGCTTAAAAAGGATGCGCCGCCATATAAAGGATTGCCAACTGAGCCGAAAGGGAAGGCTGCTTATTTGCAGCAGGTATTTGAAGGGTTATGGAAGCTTCATACACAAGCTGAAGAAGTGGTACTGGTTCCGTTCTTGAAAGGTGTTGACCAAGAAGTGGACCGCTTGTTGGAAGAGCTGGTTGATGAGCACCAACAGATTCAGGAATTGTACGATAGTATAGATTTTGAAAACCCAGCGGTCAATACAATGCATGCACTTGGTGAATTGATGGTATTGCATATCCGTAAGGAGGAAAGACAATTGTTTCAGCGAGTTCAGGAAGTGTTTGGAGAGAAGTTAAGGGAATTGGATTTGGGAATTGACTAA
- a CDS encoding FKBP-type peptidyl-prolyl cis-trans isomerase — protein sequence MLRKLFTLIGLSIFLMTNVQAQCEDCNPAEKEADYYYKHPNFEGQCAQFWEKEDYFLINQKKKTLAVEFPAEGEETIPYLMRIANNKKLKLKTIDVLFIQEALETWAVEKNKIGYEVTASGLGVKMINKGQGVLPEKGKVVKVHYQGYLEDGTKFDSSVDRGQPFEFPLGMGRVIKGWDEGIALLNVGSKAMLRIPPELGYGSRPIGPIPANSILYFEVELLGVE from the coding sequence ATGTTAAGAAAACTTTTTACCCTGATTGGTCTGTCTATTTTTTTGATGACCAATGTACAGGCTCAGTGTGAGGACTGTAACCCTGCCGAGAAAGAAGCTGACTATTATTATAAGCATCCAAATTTTGAAGGACAATGTGCTCAGTTTTGGGAAAAAGAAGACTATTTCCTGATTAATCAAAAGAAAAAAACACTCGCTGTTGAGTTTCCTGCTGAAGGAGAGGAAACAATTCCTTACCTGATGCGAATCGCGAATAATAAAAAATTGAAGCTTAAAACCATTGATGTGCTGTTTATACAGGAAGCTTTGGAGACATGGGCAGTGGAGAAAAATAAAATTGGTTATGAAGTTACAGCATCAGGTCTGGGCGTTAAAATGATCAATAAAGGTCAGGGAGTATTGCCTGAAAAAGGTAAAGTAGTTAAAGTACACTACCAAGGTTATTTGGAAGATGGAACCAAGTTTGACAGTTCTGTTGATCGTGGTCAACCGTTTGAGTTTCCATTAGGAATGGGGAGAGTAATCAAAGGTTGGGATGAAGGGATTGCACTGTTGAACGTAGGTTCGAAAGCTATGCTAAGAATTCCTCCTGAATTGGGTTATGGTAGCCGTCCAATCGGTCCTATCCCTGCTAACTCAATCCTTTATTTTGAAGTAGAGTTGCTGGGTGTAGAATAA
- a CDS encoding DEAD/DEAH box helicase — translation MAKINYGKTWWGQQWLKALSDIDSTNRLPRGKTYANKGAVLDIKVSNGKVEAKVRGSYGTNYRQTLAPEKHFTEQEKEFIVNQLTENDNRITLLLSGQLPPELFEICQQANIQLFPEHWVELDMHCSCPDRVVPCKHLAAVIYVLANEIDRNPFLIFELNGLDLPMELEKKGISIQQQTLGAIPKLEDLTLSTPYEATSTREGLEQLDFSHIPDLYEQIFGLISENPLFCAKDFKAVLQKGYKNAIRKAGAPPEEEDHEDYSQHHKRLKFAESINIVLDTDMAVLDLLCYTDKEFQRFSGNKVFDMAVLVATIQSIKEEELVQYPYEVKLLYFLYLFSIKLINVSAYIPQIVETANNEFTIRWIPAHISNEVQDVCAAIQQLISPDLLTYKSDQGTKYFTQQETLNILCHLFIQHFMLEGSQTIILPETDQLIFDCFFGDYPVSFNQSGKKEIPVTVNRWLGKFFLSHKRYTPFIRIDEEDSRFFIRLFVEDRENGKDEAPISLTHFLNEPSFAASKFDVLQDLQLLTEYFPALEEMVRNQGRQPIMLDAVEMVGILLDILPLIEMLGIRIMMPKALRNLVNPKLALSLHKNGQEAGEKFLSLQDMLDFDWKIAIGNKAISADEFKKAVKGISGLVKIQDQFVLISPEEIKKLLAQLENPPKIKPNELLQAALSEEYGGSMVDISEEVRQMIQHFKEINEIAQPNALKAELREYQKKGYEWMYKNARLGFGSLIADDMGLGKTLQVITTLLKFKEEGLFKKKQGLIVVPTSLLTNWKKEIEKFAPSLKATVFHGPQRKDPPKNVEVIITTYGVVRTDLEKFKKLKLYCLVIDEAQNIKNTTTAQTKAVKSLRADLRIAMSGTPVENRLSEYWSIMDFTNKGYLGTLTNFTNTFAKPIQKERDLQKLQRFMQITEPFILRRLKSDKRIIKDLPDKVENNQYCSLTKEQAAIYQNVVDNIMNKIRDEDEQSTTRKGLVLKLMMALKQVCNHPFQYMKKGENEFALSGKAQRMFELLDSIQENGQKTLIFTQYREMGNLLTEWIENRYGRKPLFLHGGTSRNERDQMVEDFQHNHATNVFILSLKAGGTGLNLTAASNVIHYDLWWNPAVEAQATDRAYRIGQENNVMVHRLITQNTFEERINDMLHSKKDLADMTVSLGDTWIGELSDEELQRIVLLKN, via the coding sequence ATGGCTAAGATTAACTACGGTAAAACATGGTGGGGGCAACAATGGCTTAAGGCGCTCTCAGACATTGACTCTACAAACCGCCTCCCGAGAGGAAAGACCTATGCCAACAAGGGAGCCGTATTAGACATTAAGGTTAGTAACGGTAAAGTTGAAGCAAAAGTAAGGGGTTCCTACGGAACCAACTATCGCCAAACACTGGCTCCTGAAAAACACTTCACTGAACAGGAAAAAGAGTTTATAGTCAATCAACTGACTGAAAATGACAACCGGATCACGTTATTGCTTTCCGGACAATTACCTCCTGAATTATTCGAGATTTGTCAGCAAGCTAACATCCAGCTTTTTCCCGAGCATTGGGTAGAACTGGATATGCACTGCTCCTGTCCCGACAGAGTGGTTCCCTGCAAACACCTTGCGGCGGTCATCTATGTACTTGCTAATGAGATTGACCGTAATCCGTTCCTGATCTTTGAACTGAATGGACTAGACCTCCCCATGGAACTAGAGAAAAAAGGTATCTCTATTCAACAACAAACACTAGGGGCGATACCTAAACTCGAAGACCTTACACTATCAACTCCTTACGAAGCTACTTCTACTCGAGAAGGACTCGAACAACTTGACTTCTCACACATTCCAGATCTTTATGAACAAATCTTTGGGCTGATCTCTGAAAACCCTCTATTCTGTGCCAAAGACTTCAAAGCTGTCTTACAGAAAGGCTACAAAAATGCCATCCGTAAAGCAGGTGCTCCACCTGAAGAAGAAGACCATGAAGACTACAGTCAACACCATAAGCGACTGAAGTTTGCGGAAAGCATCAATATCGTATTGGATACTGACATGGCGGTGCTGGACTTACTGTGTTACACAGACAAAGAGTTTCAGCGCTTCTCAGGCAACAAGGTATTTGACATGGCGGTACTGGTAGCCACCATCCAATCAATCAAGGAAGAGGAGTTGGTGCAATACCCATATGAAGTAAAGCTATTGTATTTCCTTTATCTGTTCTCCATTAAACTGATCAATGTATCGGCATATATTCCACAGATCGTTGAGACAGCTAACAACGAATTCACAATCCGATGGATTCCGGCCCATATCAGCAATGAAGTACAGGATGTATGTGCAGCTATACAGCAATTGATCTCCCCTGACTTGCTAACATACAAAAGCGATCAGGGCACCAAATACTTTACACAACAGGAAACACTAAATATTCTATGTCACCTGTTTATTCAGCACTTTATGCTGGAAGGCAGCCAAACCATTATACTGCCAGAGACAGATCAACTGATTTTTGACTGCTTCTTTGGTGATTATCCTGTCTCATTCAATCAGTCTGGTAAAAAGGAAATTCCCGTAACTGTCAACCGCTGGTTGGGTAAGTTTTTCCTTTCACACAAACGTTATACACCATTTATCCGAATCGATGAAGAGGACAGCCGTTTCTTTATCCGACTGTTTGTTGAAGACCGTGAAAATGGCAAAGACGAAGCCCCTATTTCACTGACCCACTTCCTGAATGAGCCTTCTTTTGCAGCAAGCAAATTTGATGTACTTCAGGATTTGCAGTTGCTGACGGAATACTTCCCTGCATTGGAAGAGATGGTCCGAAACCAAGGCAGACAGCCTATTATGCTAGATGCTGTTGAGATGGTTGGAATTCTGTTGGATATTTTACCACTGATTGAAATGCTTGGTATCAGAATCATGATGCCAAAAGCGCTTCGCAATTTGGTAAATCCAAAGTTGGCACTCTCTCTTCACAAGAATGGACAAGAAGCTGGAGAAAAATTCCTGAGCCTTCAGGATATGCTGGACTTTGACTGGAAAATCGCCATCGGCAATAAGGCCATCTCGGCCGATGAGTTTAAGAAAGCCGTGAAAGGTATTTCAGGTCTTGTAAAGATTCAGGATCAATTTGTCTTGATCAGTCCAGAAGAGATCAAGAAACTACTAGCACAACTTGAAAATCCACCGAAGATAAAGCCAAATGAACTGCTGCAAGCTGCACTCAGTGAAGAGTACGGAGGTTCTATGGTTGATATTTCTGAAGAGGTTAGACAAATGATCCAGCACTTCAAAGAAATTAATGAGATAGCCCAACCAAATGCTCTAAAAGCTGAGCTGAGGGAATACCAAAAGAAAGGCTACGAGTGGATGTACAAGAATGCTCGTCTTGGGTTTGGCAGTTTGATTGCTGATGATATGGGCTTGGGTAAAACCCTACAAGTCATTACAACATTGCTAAAGTTCAAGGAAGAAGGATTGTTCAAGAAAAAGCAAGGACTCATCGTCGTTCCTACCAGTTTGCTTACTAACTGGAAGAAGGAAATTGAAAAATTCGCTCCTTCACTGAAAGCAACTGTCTTCCACGGTCCACAACGAAAAGATCCTCCTAAGAATGTAGAAGTGATCATCACAACCTATGGGGTAGTAAGAACAGACCTTGAAAAGTTCAAGAAACTAAAGTTATACTGTCTGGTTATTGACGAGGCTCAAAACATTAAGAATACGACTACGGCTCAGACCAAAGCCGTAAAATCACTCAGAGCGGACCTTCGTATTGCCATGAGTGGTACACCTGTAGAAAACCGCCTGTCAGAATACTGGAGTATTATGGACTTTACCAACAAAGGATACCTTGGTACACTAACCAACTTTACCAATACCTTTGCAAAACCAATCCAGAAAGAACGGGATCTGCAAAAACTGCAACGCTTTATGCAGATCACTGAACCATTTATCTTACGCCGACTCAAGTCAGATAAACGCATCATCAAGGATCTTCCTGATAAGGTAGAAAACAACCAGTACTGTAGCCTGACTAAGGAACAAGCTGCCATCTACCAGAATGTAGTGGATAACATCATGAATAAAATCAGGGATGAAGATGAGCAAAGCACTACCAGAAAAGGTTTAGTTCTGAAGCTGATGATGGCGCTGAAACAGGTATGTAACCACCCATTCCAGTATATGAAGAAAGGTGAAAATGAATTTGCCTTGTCTGGAAAAGCGCAACGTATGTTTGAGCTACTGGATTCTATTCAGGAGAATGGCCAGAAGACACTTATCTTCACCCAATACCGTGAGATGGGTAATCTACTGACAGAGTGGATTGAAAACCGTTATGGCAGAAAGCCTCTATTCCTGCATGGTGGTACTTCCCGAAACGAACGGGACCAGATGGTGGAAGACTTCCAACACAACCATGCTACCAACGTATTTATCCTTTCATTGAAAGCAGGTGGTACTGGACTTAACCTTACAGCGGCAAGTAACGTGATTCACTATGACCTATGGTGGAACCCTGCCGTTGAGGCACAGGCAACAGACCGTGCATACCGTATCGGGCAAGAAAATAATGTTATGGTACATCGCCTGATTACACAAAATACTTTTGAGGAAAGAATCAACGATATGTTACACAGTAAAAAAGACCTTGCCGATATGACCGTCAGCCTTGGCGATACTTGGATTGGTGAGTTAAGCGATGAGGAACTTCAACGAATTGTGTTGCTGAAAAATTAG
- a CDS encoding RluA family pseudouridine synthase encodes MEKIETHIVPEGIGEIRFVDYAYDLFEALPSHNSVKKAIKKGLLHIDGAPAESGRWIMPGMCLDLYAKEVTPPKGFEIDLEIIYQDEHMVVVNKPAGIPTSGNQYRTLENALVANVPRSNAKNALQWAKPVHRLDSATSGLLIAARTMEARIVLGNMFKEKTIQKTYHALVIGETPTSGAIDLPIEEQKAYSEFKLLKRVRSIQCEYLSLLELKPHTGRTHQLRIHTSSLGFPILGDKLYGPEKGNFTGKGLFLSAVKLELNHPIDQKPIELSIPTPHKFESRMLNDQRRWDKYKG; translated from the coding sequence GTGGAAAAGATTGAGACGCATATAGTACCGGAAGGTATAGGAGAAATACGCTTTGTGGATTACGCTTATGACTTGTTTGAGGCATTGCCTTCTCATAATAGTGTTAAAAAAGCCATAAAGAAAGGGCTACTGCATATTGATGGAGCCCCTGCTGAGTCTGGAAGGTGGATAATGCCAGGTATGTGTCTAGACCTCTATGCCAAGGAAGTAACGCCACCTAAAGGGTTTGAGATAGACTTGGAGATCATTTATCAGGATGAGCATATGGTAGTAGTCAATAAGCCGGCAGGTATCCCGACTAGTGGTAACCAATACAGAACCCTAGAAAATGCCTTGGTGGCGAATGTTCCAAGATCAAATGCCAAGAATGCATTGCAATGGGCAAAGCCTGTACATAGATTGGATAGTGCTACAAGCGGTTTGCTGATTGCTGCTCGTACGATGGAGGCTCGAATTGTCTTGGGAAATATGTTCAAGGAAAAAACAATTCAGAAGACCTATCATGCTTTGGTGATTGGAGAAACGCCGACTTCAGGAGCTATAGACTTACCAATTGAAGAGCAGAAGGCCTATTCTGAATTTAAATTGTTAAAAAGGGTAAGATCGATTCAATGTGAATACCTGTCACTGTTGGAGTTAAAACCTCATACAGGACGAACGCATCAACTGAGAATCCATACATCAAGCTTAGGTTTTCCGATTTTGGGAGATAAGCTATATGGTCCGGAAAAAGGTAATTTTACAGGCAAGGGACTTTTCTTGAGTGCTGTAAAGCTAGAGTTGAATCACCCAATTGATCAAAAGCCTATAGAGTTATCTATTCCGACTCCTCATAAGTTTGAAAGCCGGATGCTGAATGACCAAAGAAGGTGGGATAAGTATAAAGGATAA
- a CDS encoding DUF1905 domain-containing protein, producing the protein MTSVTFETPIQLLSASSGIYYLEVPQKIINVFSENSCHNLLCTINEVLTYCSVLMQTEDGRGYVGISTTRMEGLGVKLGDTVVLTLKEEISPYGTDMPEELGLLLCHDEEGARRFSKLTEGKQRSIIVYVAGVQSPLLRKDRALKVIENLKQLTEGKETFKQLLLK; encoded by the coding sequence ATGACCTCTGTTACTTTCGAAACCCCTATCCAATTGCTGAGTGCTTCATCGGGTATCTATTATCTTGAAGTCCCTCAAAAAATCATCAATGTATTTAGTGAAAACTCCTGCCATAACTTGCTGTGTACGATTAATGAGGTGCTTACTTATTGTAGTGTGCTGATGCAGACAGAAGATGGTAGAGGGTATGTAGGAATCAGTACTACTAGAATGGAAGGTTTAGGTGTTAAATTGGGGGATACTGTTGTACTGACCCTAAAAGAAGAAATAAGCCCTTATGGAACGGACATGCCTGAAGAATTGGGGCTTTTATTATGTCATGATGAAGAAGGCGCAAGACGTTTTTCAAAGCTTACGGAAGGCAAACAACGCTCTATAATCGTTTATGTAGCAGGGGTGCAAAGTCCGCTATTGAGAAAAGATCGTGCACTAAAAGTGATTGAAAACCTAAAGCAATTGACGGAAGGGAAAGAAACGTTTAAGCAATTACTCCTGAAGTGA
- a CDS encoding carboxypeptidase-like regulatory domain-containing protein: MRKTVMLLFIFFGTGQFFLFAQTKLPEAKVDGLYLGKLDEVLDRLNKEYQLNLVYDKEKLHQYEFSYRYFNTEFTKVMDGICETYKLKYYFGEDGKIHLVGKFDKVETDKLRSEVKRSYAGDPTQFDLTVSGRVTEKSTGESLPYVTVVVSGTTIGTTSNVDGYFTLLQVPSDTSSIIVSSVGYRPETITLSPAISKKTLNFELVSQANELNEVIVQGEREDIMVLNQKVSAIKMTPSMLSSIPNLGEKDIFRSFQLMPGIGGTQEASSGLYVRGGTPDQNLVLYDGFTVYHVDHLFGFYSAFNANAIKDIYLYKGGFEPKYGGRLSSVAELVGKEGNQRAFNAGVDISLLSLNAFVEAPLSQKVSFFVAGRKSYDGPIYSKIFDQFNDDSDDDNTLDGGPGPGGPGGGPFGGRGRSNADTEVASYFYDLNAKLTYKPTEKDNLSLSFFNGVDNLDNSSSMSAPSFGNSSLDFSNTTNDLTRWGNLSGSAKWSRQWSPKFFTNTLVSYSNYFSKRDRSSERSIQRPDEDAATSANNGILENNDVYDLTAKLDAEWQLSDRQVIEMGVQHSQYQVDYTYSRNDTVTILDKSDKGSVTAAYIQDRLLLLNDKLTLTGGARVNYYDVSGKLYFEPRALAEYQLSDKWKLKGATGVYHQFVNRIVRQDIEQGSKDFWGLSNNENLPVSKAVHYIGGISYELDDYLFDVELYHKPLTGISEYSTSFQPTLGPPGSSNTGEATLQEQFYEGDGVADGIELLAQKKNGDLTGWVSYTLGQVAYDFPDLSENVFPADHDVTHEFKTVLNYSFRKWTFSTTWVYGTGRPYTAPESGYTLTLLDGTTEDYITVGEKNSRRLPDYHRMDISANYNFKWGNWPCTLGASIFNVYNHINVWYKEFTVVDNELIETDVNLLGITPNLTFSIRLQ; the protein is encoded by the coding sequence ATGAGGAAAACCGTGATGTTGCTGTTCATTTTTTTTGGAACGGGACAATTTTTTCTATTTGCACAAACCAAGCTTCCAGAAGCCAAAGTAGATGGTCTTTATCTTGGAAAACTTGATGAAGTGCTGGATAGGCTTAACAAGGAATACCAGTTAAACTTGGTTTATGATAAGGAGAAGCTTCATCAGTATGAATTTTCTTATCGGTATTTCAATACTGAGTTTACCAAGGTAATGGATGGTATCTGTGAAACCTATAAGCTGAAATACTACTTTGGGGAAGACGGTAAAATCCATTTAGTAGGTAAATTTGATAAAGTTGAAACCGATAAACTTCGGAGTGAAGTAAAACGCAGCTATGCCGGAGACCCTACACAATTTGATTTAACTGTATCTGGAAGGGTCACGGAAAAGAGTACAGGAGAGTCTCTGCCTTATGTAACTGTTGTGGTAAGTGGTACTACCATCGGTACTACTTCTAATGTAGATGGTTACTTTACCCTATTGCAAGTCCCATCTGACACCTCTTCTATTATTGTATCTTCAGTAGGGTATCGCCCCGAGACGATTACACTTTCCCCTGCTATTTCTAAAAAGACATTGAATTTTGAATTGGTCTCACAAGCCAATGAACTAAATGAGGTAATTGTACAGGGAGAACGTGAAGATATTATGGTACTTAACCAAAAGGTAAGTGCCATTAAGATGACGCCTTCCATGTTAAGTTCGATTCCAAACCTTGGTGAGAAAGACATTTTTAGGTCCTTTCAATTGATGCCTGGTATCGGTGGTACGCAGGAAGCTTCTTCCGGTTTATATGTAAGAGGAGGGACACCTGATCAGAACTTGGTACTTTATGATGGCTTTACAGTCTATCATGTAGATCACCTTTTTGGTTTTTACAGTGCTTTTAATGCCAATGCTATCAAGGACATTTACCTGTACAAAGGAGGATTTGAACCAAAATATGGGGGAAGGCTTTCTAGTGTGGCAGAGTTGGTGGGAAAAGAAGGAAACCAACGGGCATTTAATGCAGGAGTAGATATTAGTTTGTTGAGCCTGAATGCCTTTGTAGAAGCTCCACTCAGTCAAAAGGTTTCGTTCTTTGTGGCAGGTCGGAAATCATACGATGGTCCTATTTACAGCAAAATATTTGACCAGTTCAATGATGATTCAGATGATGACAATACATTGGATGGAGGACCTGGTCCCGGAGGCCCAGGAGGAGGACCTTTCGGTGGAAGAGGACGCTCTAATGCGGATACGGAGGTGGCGTCTTATTTTTATGACTTGAATGCTAAACTGACTTATAAGCCTACTGAAAAAGATAACCTCTCACTAAGTTTTTTTAATGGAGTGGATAACTTGGATAACTCCAGTAGTATGAGTGCTCCCTCTTTTGGTAACTCCTCTCTTGATTTTTCAAATACTACCAATGACTTGACCAGATGGGGTAATCTTAGTGGCAGTGCAAAGTGGTCAAGACAGTGGTCTCCAAAATTCTTTACCAACACATTGGTTAGTTACTCCAACTACTTTAGCAAGCGAGACAGGTCATCGGAGAGATCTATCCAAAGACCGGATGAGGATGCCGCAACTTCTGCTAACAATGGGATATTGGAAAATAATGATGTGTATGACCTGACTGCTAAGCTTGACGCAGAATGGCAACTTTCAGACAGGCAGGTGATTGAGATGGGAGTACAGCACTCACAGTATCAGGTGGATTATACCTATAGTAGAAATGACACGGTCACTATTTTGGATAAAAGTGATAAAGGGAGTGTAACAGCCGCATATATACAAGACCGACTATTATTGCTGAATGATAAATTGACGTTGACAGGAGGTGCAAGAGTCAATTACTATGACGTATCGGGCAAACTTTATTTTGAGCCAAGAGCATTGGCAGAGTACCAGCTTTCGGATAAATGGAAACTGAAAGGAGCAACAGGTGTATATCATCAGTTCGTGAATAGGATTGTAAGACAAGATATAGAACAAGGCAGTAAGGACTTTTGGGGGTTGTCTAACAATGAGAACTTACCAGTAAGTAAAGCGGTACACTATATTGGTGGAATCAGTTATGAATTGGATGACTACCTTTTTGACGTAGAGTTATATCATAAACCACTAACAGGCATATCGGAGTATTCGACCAGCTTTCAGCCAACATTAGGCCCTCCCGGTTCTAGTAATACAGGTGAAGCTACTTTGCAGGAGCAATTTTACGAAGGAGACGGGGTGGCAGATGGTATTGAATTACTGGCTCAAAAGAAGAATGGAGATCTGACAGGATGGGTTAGTTATACTTTGGGACAAGTTGCCTATGACTTTCCTGATTTGTCAGAAAATGTCTTCCCTGCCGATCATGACGTGACACATGAGTTTAAGACCGTACTAAACTATTCATTCAGAAAGTGGACCTTCTCCACTACATGGGTATATGGAACCGGTAGACCCTATACCGCACCAGAATCAGGATATACGCTTACACTGTTGGATGGAACAACAGAGGACTATATTACGGTAGGTGAAAAGAATTCTAGAAGGTTGCCAGACTATCACCGTATGGATATTTCGGCTAACTATAATTTCAAATGGGGTAATTGGCCTTGTACTTTGGGAGCTTCCATTTTCAATGTGTATAACCATATCAATGTTTGGTATAAGGAGTTTACAGTTGTGGATAATGAGTTAATCGAGACAGATGTGAATTTACTTGGTATTACTCCTAACCTTACTTTTTCTATTAGACTACAGTGA